In a single window of the Octopus sinensis linkage group LG1, ASM634580v1, whole genome shotgun sequence genome:
- the LOC115218585 gene encoding peroxisome assembly protein 26 isoform X6 has product MTAVVKQYNNVFFSSSEKETVEIVEPHFINKDCKDVIDQAKVHLMLREFSECLTTCLEGLDKCKRLSHDGICYESFVILAVQAYGEQNKWKEVLPFIDKIYGNISQCPPTVIKLCIGLLSWVKEYDVAQKQACLWLENPQNLEKEHTTVGKLVVEEVLLPQKKYLEISHFVEKMLKLNPEERKQIQNFVSEAKRYEDSKMEKFNNIKTPTKKEEEQNVMLSLIERMKAFFQSLSPYFRHGTGKVLFLGLSLYLVFLHLRVVT; this is encoded by the exons ATGACAGCTGTTGTGAAGCAATACAATAATGTCTTCTTTAGTTCTTCAGAAAAGGAAACTGTAGAGATTGTGGAACCTCATTTCATTAATAAGGATTGCAAAGATGTTATCGATCAGGCCAAAGTCCACTTGATGTTGCGGGAGTTTTCTGAATGCCTCACGACGTGTCTTGAAGGGCTTGATAAATGCAAACGGCTTTCCCATGACGG aatttgttatgAAAGTTTTGTAATTTTGGCAGTACAAGCATACGGTGAACAGAATAAATGGAAAGAAGTTCTTCCTTTCATTGATAAAATCTATGGAAACATCAGTCAGTGTCCTCCCACAGTGATAAAACTTTG CATTGGCCTTTTGTCATGGGTTAAAGAATACGATGTGGCTCAAAAACAAGCATGTCTGTGGCTGGAGAATCCACAGAACTTGGAGAAGGAACACACAACGGTAGGGAAGCTGGTTGTTGAAGAAGTCTTATTACCACAAAAGAAATACTTGGAAATTTCGCATTTTGTTGAAAAGATGCTTAAACTGAatcctgaagaaagaaaacagatacaAAATTTTGTCTCGGAAGCAAAAAGATACGAAGATAGTAAAATGGagaaatttaataatatcaaaacaCCTACAAAGAAAG AAGAAGAGCAGAATGTGATGCTGTCACTGATAGAAAGAATGAAGGCCTTCTTCCAGTCCTTGTCACCATACTTCCGACATGGTACAGGAAAGGTCCTATTTCTTGGCCTCTCGTTGTATTTGGTCTTCCTCCATCTCAGGGTCG
- the LOC115218585 gene encoding peroxisome assembly protein 26 isoform X1 has product MTAVVKQYNNVFFSSSEKETVEIVEPHFINKDCKDVIDQAKVHLMLREFSECLTTCLEGLDKCKRLSHDGICYESFVILAVQAYGEQNKWKEVLPFIDKIYGNISQCPPTVIKLCIGLLSWVKEYDVAQKQACLWLENPQNLEKEHTTVGKLVVEEVLLPQKKYLEISHFVEKMLKLNPEERKQIQNFVSEAKRYEDSKMEKFNNIKTPTKKEEEQNVMLSLIERMKAFFQSLSPYFRHGTGKVLFLGLSLYLVFLHLRVEYSVFGIRDITHKLFQIYRHQFKSNDSKT; this is encoded by the exons ATGACAGCTGTTGTGAAGCAATACAATAATGTCTTCTTTAGTTCTTCAGAAAAGGAAACTGTAGAGATTGTGGAACCTCATTTCATTAATAAGGATTGCAAAGATGTTATCGATCAGGCCAAAGTCCACTTGATGTTGCGGGAGTTTTCTGAATGCCTCACGACGTGTCTTGAAGGGCTTGATAAATGCAAACGGCTTTCCCATGACGG aatttgttatgAAAGTTTTGTAATTTTGGCAGTACAAGCATACGGTGAACAGAATAAATGGAAAGAAGTTCTTCCTTTCATTGATAAAATCTATGGAAACATCAGTCAGTGTCCTCCCACAGTGATAAAACTTTG CATTGGCCTTTTGTCATGGGTTAAAGAATACGATGTGGCTCAAAAACAAGCATGTCTGTGGCTGGAGAATCCACAGAACTTGGAGAAGGAACACACAACGGTAGGGAAGCTGGTTGTTGAAGAAGTCTTATTACCACAAAAGAAATACTTGGAAATTTCGCATTTTGTTGAAAAGATGCTTAAACTGAatcctgaagaaagaaaacagatacaAAATTTTGTCTCGGAAGCAAAAAGATACGAAGATAGTAAAATGGagaaatttaataatatcaaaacaCCTACAAAGAAAG AAGAAGAGCAGAATGTGATGCTGTCACTGATAGAAAGAATGAAGGCCTTCTTCCAGTCCTTGTCACCATACTTCCGACATGGTACAGGAAAGGTCCTATTTCTTGGCCTCTCGTTGTATTTGGTCTTCCTCCATCTCAGGGTCG
- the LOC115218585 gene encoding peroxisome assembly protein 26 isoform X3, with product MTAVVKQYNNVFFSSSEKETVEIVEPHFINKDCKDVIDQAKVHLMLREFSECLTTCLEGLDKCKRLSHDGICYESFVILAVQAYGEQNKWKEVLPFIDKIYGNISQCPPTVIKLCIGLLSWVKEYDVAQKQACLWLENPQNLEKEHTTVGKLVVEEVLLPQKKYLEISHFVEKMLKLNPEERKQIQNFVSEAKRYEDSKMEKFNNIKTPTKKEEEQNVMLSLIERMKAFFQSLSPYFRHGTGKVLFLGLSLYLVFLHLRVDRRGHGHAVKKLVFQP from the exons ATGACAGCTGTTGTGAAGCAATACAATAATGTCTTCTTTAGTTCTTCAGAAAAGGAAACTGTAGAGATTGTGGAACCTCATTTCATTAATAAGGATTGCAAAGATGTTATCGATCAGGCCAAAGTCCACTTGATGTTGCGGGAGTTTTCTGAATGCCTCACGACGTGTCTTGAAGGGCTTGATAAATGCAAACGGCTTTCCCATGACGG aatttgttatgAAAGTTTTGTAATTTTGGCAGTACAAGCATACGGTGAACAGAATAAATGGAAAGAAGTTCTTCCTTTCATTGATAAAATCTATGGAAACATCAGTCAGTGTCCTCCCACAGTGATAAAACTTTG CATTGGCCTTTTGTCATGGGTTAAAGAATACGATGTGGCTCAAAAACAAGCATGTCTGTGGCTGGAGAATCCACAGAACTTGGAGAAGGAACACACAACGGTAGGGAAGCTGGTTGTTGAAGAAGTCTTATTACCACAAAAGAAATACTTGGAAATTTCGCATTTTGTTGAAAAGATGCTTAAACTGAatcctgaagaaagaaaacagatacaAAATTTTGTCTCGGAAGCAAAAAGATACGAAGATAGTAAAATGGagaaatttaataatatcaaaacaCCTACAAAGAAAG AAGAAGAGCAGAATGTGATGCTGTCACTGATAGAAAGAATGAAGGCCTTCTTCCAGTCCTTGTCACCATACTTCCGACATGGTACAGGAAAGGTCCTATTTCTTGGCCTCTCGTTGTATTTGGTCTTCCTCCATCTCAGGGTCG
- the LOC115218585 gene encoding peroxisome assembly protein 26 isoform X4, with product MTAVVKQYNNVFFSSSEKETVEIVEPHFINKDCKDVIDQAKVHLMLREFSECLTTCLEGLDKCKRLSHDGICYESFVILAVQAYGEQNKWKEVLPFIDKIYGNISQCPPTVIKLCIGLLSWVKEYDVAQKQACLWLENPQNLEKEHTTVGKLVVEEVLLPQKKYLEISHFVEKMLKLNPEERKQIQNFVSEAKRYEDSKMEKFNNIKTPTKKEEEQNVMLSLIERMKAFFQSLSPYFRHGTGKVLFLGLSLYLVFLHLRVEVIKTQL from the exons ATGACAGCTGTTGTGAAGCAATACAATAATGTCTTCTTTAGTTCTTCAGAAAAGGAAACTGTAGAGATTGTGGAACCTCATTTCATTAATAAGGATTGCAAAGATGTTATCGATCAGGCCAAAGTCCACTTGATGTTGCGGGAGTTTTCTGAATGCCTCACGACGTGTCTTGAAGGGCTTGATAAATGCAAACGGCTTTCCCATGACGG aatttgttatgAAAGTTTTGTAATTTTGGCAGTACAAGCATACGGTGAACAGAATAAATGGAAAGAAGTTCTTCCTTTCATTGATAAAATCTATGGAAACATCAGTCAGTGTCCTCCCACAGTGATAAAACTTTG CATTGGCCTTTTGTCATGGGTTAAAGAATACGATGTGGCTCAAAAACAAGCATGTCTGTGGCTGGAGAATCCACAGAACTTGGAGAAGGAACACACAACGGTAGGGAAGCTGGTTGTTGAAGAAGTCTTATTACCACAAAAGAAATACTTGGAAATTTCGCATTTTGTTGAAAAGATGCTTAAACTGAatcctgaagaaagaaaacagatacaAAATTTTGTCTCGGAAGCAAAAAGATACGAAGATAGTAAAATGGagaaatttaataatatcaaaacaCCTACAAAGAAAG AAGAAGAGCAGAATGTGATGCTGTCACTGATAGAAAGAATGAAGGCCTTCTTCCAGTCCTTGTCACCATACTTCCGACATGGTACAGGAAAGGTCCTATTTCTTGGCCTCTCGTTGTATTTGGTCTTCCTCCATCTCAGGGTCG
- the LOC115218585 gene encoding peroxisome assembly protein 26 isoform X5, translating into MTAVVKQYNNVFFSSSEKETVEIVEPHFINKDCKDVIDQAKVHLMLREFSECLTTCLEGLDKCKRLSHDGICYESFVILAVQAYGEQNKWKEVLPFIDKIYGNISQCPPTVIKLCIGLLSWVKEYDVAQKQACLWLENPQNLEKEHTTVGKLVVEEVLLPQKKYLEISHFVEKMLKLNPEERKQIQNFVSEAKRYEDSKMEKFNNIKTPTKKEEEQNVMLSLIERMKAFFQSLSPYFRHGTGKVLFLGLSLYLVFLHLRNIRFLV; encoded by the exons ATGACAGCTGTTGTGAAGCAATACAATAATGTCTTCTTTAGTTCTTCAGAAAAGGAAACTGTAGAGATTGTGGAACCTCATTTCATTAATAAGGATTGCAAAGATGTTATCGATCAGGCCAAAGTCCACTTGATGTTGCGGGAGTTTTCTGAATGCCTCACGACGTGTCTTGAAGGGCTTGATAAATGCAAACGGCTTTCCCATGACGG aatttgttatgAAAGTTTTGTAATTTTGGCAGTACAAGCATACGGTGAACAGAATAAATGGAAAGAAGTTCTTCCTTTCATTGATAAAATCTATGGAAACATCAGTCAGTGTCCTCCCACAGTGATAAAACTTTG CATTGGCCTTTTGTCATGGGTTAAAGAATACGATGTGGCTCAAAAACAAGCATGTCTGTGGCTGGAGAATCCACAGAACTTGGAGAAGGAACACACAACGGTAGGGAAGCTGGTTGTTGAAGAAGTCTTATTACCACAAAAGAAATACTTGGAAATTTCGCATTTTGTTGAAAAGATGCTTAAACTGAatcctgaagaaagaaaacagatacaAAATTTTGTCTCGGAAGCAAAAAGATACGAAGATAGTAAAATGGagaaatttaataatatcaaaacaCCTACAAAGAAAG AAGAAGAGCAGAATGTGATGCTGTCACTGATAGAAAGAATGAAGGCCTTCTTCCAGTCCTTGTCACCATACTTCCGACATGGTACAGGAAAGGTCCTATTTCTTGGCCTCTCGTTGTATTTGGTCTTCCTCCATCTCAGG